Proteins encoded together in one Ciona intestinalis chromosome 3, KH, whole genome shotgun sequence window:
- the LOC100178706 gene encoding synaptophysin has protein sequence MDVSSWRVRVLLEPRGFIRVIEFVLSIVAFATTGGFSGVSQYSVVCTDKLTHLIKVTISYPFRLNAHDIMVPNCTNTTLVPTRMDGDLSPSSQWFVCVGVLAFLYTLAAIIFYVVFDAAVRQTHDRIVTIGDLVATVIFAFLWLTAASAWAWGLGQVKMWSSYARFFQNAPLATVCGSATCTPSASANFSPLNASVAFGFLNFFLWCCNVWFVYKESPYHQEPPGDQGTGDYPGGQQSPNNM, from the coding sequence atGGATGTTTCAAGCTGGAGGGTCCGCGTTCTTTTGGAACCACGCGGCTTCATCCGCGTTATAGAATTCGTTCTTTCTATTGTGGCATTTGCAACAACGGGTGGGTTTTCAGGTGTGTCACAGTACAGTGTTGTATGCACAGATAAATTAACGCACTTGATTAAAGTTACTATCAGCTACCCATTTCGTCTTAACGCTCATGATATTATGGTACCCAACTGCACCAATACTACTTTGGTGCCTACACGAATGGATGGTGACCTGTCGCCATCTTCTCAATGGTTTGTCTGCGTTGGAGTCCTAGCATTCCTCTACACCCTAGCAGCGatcatattttatgttgtgttCGATGCTGCAGTGCGTCAAACCCATGATAGGATCGTCACCATTGGAGATTTGGTTGCTACAGTCATTTTTGCTTTCCTATGGCTCACTGCTGCCTCGGCATGGGCATGGGGTTTGGGGCAAGTTAAAATGTGGTCAAGTTATGCAAGGTTCTTTCAAAATGCTCCTCTTGCCACAGTCTGCGGTAGTGCGACATGTACGCCAAGTGCCTCTGCAAATTTTTCTCCACTGAATGCTTCGGTGGCTTTTGGATTTCTCAATTTCTTCTTGTGGTGTTGCAACGTGTGGTTCGTCTACAAAGAATCTCCGTACCACCAGGAGCCCCCCGGTGACCAGGGTACCGGGGATTACCCTGGGGGTCAACAGTCCCCGAACAACATGTAA
- the LOC100175966 gene encoding glial fibrillary acidic protein produces the protein MQSPAGQSGQSSSYRVVTSSRTTTSSSNNAAGSPLRLGDIQPQGRMSYGMYSSSYDGGYSGGVGSVYVSDKDLQDLGGEQGVQFRNMRSGEKEELKGLNNRFASYIERVRFLEQQNKLLEAQLRQLSVKYESKLGELYASEVRRLKAIIDSLNTDKALIDAELDHMRQDVTDLRREHDTSVSEREELERELNNLRGNVDECTISRVDLERQLMTLREELDFENLAHTEIVNELKSQLVTDHVRVQVDTHGPDLSDLLRDIRAQYDLAAKRNREESEEWYSGKLNDLNAKVSQDANRLKDAQGELSEMRTRVGTHTTQIESLRSNKDYLERQLADVEERFSRDINGYQDQIAELQSQLEKIKAEMAERLREYQDLLAVKLGLDFEISTYHKLLEGEEFRLQGVSPGLSSGGTTYSLRKVVEEYESAYKNAQSKSGRKSP, from the exons ATGCAGTCACCGGCAGGACAAAGTGGACAGTCGTCTTCATACAGAGTTGTGACTTCATCGCGAACAACAACTAGCTCTTCCAACAACGCTGCAGGTTCTCCACTTCGACTCGGCGATATTCAACCCCAAGGAAGA ATGTCTTACGGTATGTACTCATCAAGTTACGATGGCGGATACAGCGGAGGTGTAGGATCAGTGTATGTAAGTGATAAGGACTTGCAAGATCTTGGTGGTGAACAAGGCGTTCAGTTTAGAAACATGAGATCTGGAGAGAAAGAAGAACTCAAG GGCTTGAACAACCGATTCGCATCCTACATCGAGCGAGTTCGTTTCCTTGAACAACAGAACAAGTTGCTCGAGGCTCAGCTTCGTCAGCTTTCCGTGAAATACGAATCTAAGCTGGGAGAGCTTTATGCCAGTGAGGTTCGTCGCTTGAAGGCCATCATCGACTCGTTGAACACTGACAAGGCACTCATTGATGCTGAACTTGATCATATGAGACAGGATGTTACTGATTTGAGAAGAGA GCACGACACGTCAGTAAGTGAACGTGAAGAACTTGAAAGGGAATTAAACAATTTGAGAGGAAATGTTGACGAATGTACGATCAGCCGTGTGGATTTGGAGAGACAGCTCATGACGTTGAGAGAAGAACTTGACTTCGAAAACCTTGCCCACACTgag ATCGTGAACGAACTCAAGTCCCAACTGGTCACCGACCACGTAAGAGTCCAAGTAGATACTCATGGACCTGACCTATCCGATCTCCTCCGTGACATTAGAGCACAATACGACCTCGCTGCGAAACGAAACAGAGAAGAGTCGGAAGAATGGTACAGTGGAAAG tTGAACGACCTGAACGCTAAGGTTTCCCAAGATGCCAACCGTCTTAAAGACGCACAGGGAGAACTGAGCGAAATGAGAACCCGCGTCGGCACACACACCACGCAAATTGAGTCCCTTCGTTCCAAC AAAGATTACCTGGAGAGACAACTCGCTGACGTGGAAGAAAGATTCAGTCGCGACATAAATGGTTACCAAGATCAAATCGCAGAACTCCAGTCTCAGTTGGAGAAGATCAAAGCCGAGATGGCGGAGAGACTTCGAGAATACCAAGACCTGCTGGCGGTTAAACTAG GTTTGGACTTCGAAATCAGCACATACCACAAACTGCTGGAAGGCGAGGAGTTCAGACTGCAGGGGGTGTCGCCTGGTTTGAGCAGTGGTGGAACAACCTACTCGCTCAGAAAAGTCGTCGAAGAATACGAGAGTGCATACAAAAAC GCTCAGTCGAAGAGTGGAAGAAAATCGCCTTGA
- the LOC100185799 gene encoding glycine--tRNA ligase, translating into MGDADAEKVLAPLRLHVKEQGDIVRGLKESGATTIDIERAVAELKARKRQLLNKENELVAKEDFPRQQMEDTLKRRFFYGQAFELYGGVSGLYDFGPVGCMLKNNIISEWKQHFILHDQMLEIECTMLTPEPVLRASGHIERFADLMVKDEKTGACFRADHLLEGHIEKLMQDKKVGLDVKEKCKTVLQQLDNYGKEELGTLMREFEVKSPVTGNEISDPMDFNLMFQTTIGPGNAMPGYLRPETAQGIFLNFKRLLEFNQGKLPFSAVQIGMSFRNEISPRSGLIRVREFQMGEIEHFVDPLRKEHPLFSTVKDIKVPLYSSKAQLNGEAPSVRTLGSAVEDGTIDNETLGYFMGRIYLFCVKVGIDPFKFRFRQHMQNEMAHYACDCWDAECKTSYGWVECVGCADRSCYDLKCHSQAAKVNLSAERPLPEPVQRDVVSLSCNKQAVGKAFKKDAKKVQAHLEGLSEEEIVNLETEMTANSVYVYTHSDGGKFNVLPGMVAVKRTKKTFQVEEFMPSVIEPSFGFGRLLYSTLEHNFKIRAADEQRTFFSLPAVIAPYKCSLLPLSNKPDFNPFITSLSLALKKLGISHKVDTSSGSIGKRYARTDEIAVPFGITVDFDTVKIEPHTATLRERDSLVQIRATVEEIPQIVYDLVQENTTWEEVMKKYSVFEEQINK; encoded by the coding sequence ATGGGTGATGCAGATGCAGAAAAGGTCCTCGCGCCTCTACGTCTTCATGTTAAGGAGCAGGGAGACATCGTTCGAGGATTAAAAGAGAGCGGGGCCACAACAATTGACATTGAAAGAGCAGTTGCTGAGTTGAAAGCAAGGAAAAGGCAACTGCTTAACAAAGAGAATGAATTGGTTGCAAAGGAGGATTTTCCAAGACAGCAGATGGAAGATACTTTGAAGAGACGATTCTTCTATGGCCAAGCTTTTGAGCTGTATGGGGGTGTAAGTGGCTTGTATGACTTTGGTCCAGTGGGTTGCATGTTGAAAAATAACATCATTTCAGAGTGGAAGCAGCATTTTATTTTGCATGATCAGATGCTGGAAATAGAATGTACAATGCTGACACCAGAGCCCGTATTACGCGCTTCAGGTCACATTGAGAGGTTTGCTGATCTGATGGTCAAAGATGAAAAAACTGGTGCTTGCTTTCGTGCAGATCATTTGCTCGAGGGACATATTGAAAAGCTGATGCAAGACAAGAAGGTTGGTTTGGATGTGAAGGAAAAGTGTAAGACTGTATTGCAGCAGCTGGACAACTATGGGAAAGAGGAATTGGGAACTCTAATGAGAGAGTTTGAAGTCAAATCACCAGTGACTGGCAATGAAATTTCAGACCCAATGGATTTTAATCTAATGTTTCAAACCACTATTGGACCAGGCAACGCAATGCCAGGATATCTTAGACCAGAAACTGCTCAGGGAATTTTCCTCAATTTTAAGAGATTGTTGGAATTTAATCAAGGAAAGTTACCATTTTCAGCAGTTCAAATTGGAATGTCGTTTAGAAACGAAATTTCGCCAAGATCTGGCTTAATTCGGGTGCGGGAATTTCAAATGGGTGAAATTGAGCATTTTGTTGATCCTTTGCGCAAAGAACATCCTTTGTTTTCGACAGTCAAGGATATTAAAGTCCCTCTTTACTCTAGCAAGGCACAATTGAATGGAGAAGCACCTTCAGTTAGGACCCTTGGATCTGCAGTAGAAGATGGAACAATTGATAATGAGACACTCGGATACTTTATGGGCAGGATTTATCTCTTTTGTGTCAAAGTTGGAATAGACCCATTTAAGTTCAGATTTCGTCAGCATATGCAGAACGAAATGGCCCATTATGCCTGTGACTGCTGGGATGCTGAATGCAAAACATCATATGGGTGGGTGGAGTGCGTTGGTTGTGCTGATCGTTCGTGTTATGACCTAAAATGTCATTCGCAAGCTGCTAAAGTTAACTTGTCAGCCGAGAGGCCCCTTCCTGAACCTGTCCAAAGAGACGTGGTTTCTCTTAGTTGCAATAAGCAAGCTGTGGGAAAAGCTTTTAAGAAAGATGCCAAGAAAGTGCAAGCGCATTTAGAAGGTCTCAGTGAAGAAGAGATTGTGAATTTGGAAACTGAAATGACTGCTAATTCTGTGTATGTTTATACTCATTCAGATGGTGGAAAGTTTAACGTTCTACCAGGAATGGTGGCAGTAAAACGCACCAAGAAAACATTCCAAGTGGAAGAATTCATGCCTTCTGTCATTGAACCTTCATTTGGATTTGGAAGGCTGCTTTATTCCACATTggaacacaattttaaaatccgAGCTGCAGATGAACAGCGTACGTTTTTCTCTCTTCCCGCTGTTATAGCTCCTTACAAGTGTTCTTTGCTTCCGCTAAGCAACAAACCAGATTTCAACCCCTTTATTACATCATTATCTTTAGCCCTGAAGAAACTCGGCATCTCACATAAGGTCGACACTTCATCTGGTTCAATCGGCAAGCGTTATGCACGTACTGATGAAATAGCTGTTCCCTTTGGTATCACCGTTGACTTTGATACAGTGAAGATAGAACCGCATACTGCAACTTTGAGAGAGCGTGACAGCTTGGTACAAATCAGGGCGACTGTTGAAGAAATTCCTCAGATTGTTTACGATCTTGTGCAAGAGAATACAACCTGGGAAGAAGTGATGAAAAAGTACTCTGTGTTCGAggaacaaattaataaataa
- the LOC100186610 gene encoding dolichyl-diphosphooligosaccharide--protein glycosyltransferase subunit dad1-like produces MSSENIFSVAVKFVGDYMNRTPQKLKIIDSYLTYILLTGIIQFLYCALVGTFPFNSFLSGFISCVASFVLAVNLRLQVNPENSRDFKSVAPERAFADFLFAHVVLHLVVINFIG; encoded by the exons ATGTCTTCGGAAAATATTTTCTCTGTGGCAGTCAAGTTTGTCGGTGATTACATGAACAGAACTCCACAGAAACTTAAG ATAATTGATTCTTACCTTACCTATATTCTGTTGACCGGCATCATTCAATTCTTGTATTGTGCGTTGGTCGGGACATTTCCCTTCAACTCGTTTCTGTCAGGATTTATTTCATGCGTTGCATCGTTTGTTCTTGCTg TGAACTTGAGACTGCAAGTAAACCCAGAGAATTCCCGGGATTTCAAATCTGTAGCTCCGGAACGAGCATTTGCCGACTTTCTCTTTGCTCATGTCGTTCTTCACCTCGTAGTCATCAACTTTATTGGTTAA
- the LOC100181075 gene encoding retinoid-inducible serine carboxypeptidase, translating to MFSQLTLIAFLGLLCASANAGGSLSDVKSDWGYVDVRTDAHMFWWLFFHDVSYQPAFLPPLDEVPVILWLQGGPGASGTGYGNFEELGPLDLNLNRRETSWTGLGHVLFVDNPVGSGFSYVSNSNAYTTDIDQIAADMVTLLKGFYTAHPELMANPFYIMCESYGGKMAAATSLAISQEMEAGTFNINLQGTGLGDSWISPMDAVNTWGPYLYETGLLDDAGLTAVNNAAAATQSAVDAGNWVRATNLWSLTESVIMQRTDNVDFYNILSPHHATTSRSQQRNVSTLVDPELAAGYSIHVNAYQPDPLDVLMNGEVKTYLGIPASVTWGGQSNDVFSAQSGDFMKPVIDTVDQLVDTGMKVVVYNGQLDLIVDTPGQELWVKRMAWNRLSEFMSQSWKPMYAYHGQDTGGYSKKLDNFEFWWVLKAGHMVPADQGEFMLYLLHDMITA from the exons ATGTTTTCGCAGCTGACTTTGATTGCCTTTTTGG GTCTATTATGCGCAAGTGCAAATGCTGGCGGTTCCCTTAGCGATGTGAAGTCAGATTGGGGGTACGTGGATGTACGTACTGACGCACATATGTTCTGGTGGTTGTTCTTTCATGATGTGTCATACCAACCAGCATTCTTGCCACCACTTGACGAAGTACCTGTGATTTTGTGGCTACAG GGTGGACCTGGAGCATCTGGAACTGGCTATGGAAACTTTGAAGAACTCGGACCActtgatttaaatttgaacAGACGAGAAACATCATGGACTGGTCTTGGTCATGTCTTGTTTGTTGACAACCCAGTTGGATCAGGATTCAG ttACGTCAGCAACTCCAATGCCTACACAACCGACATTGATCAGATAGCAGCTGATATGGTTACTTTGTTGAAAGGATTCTATACCGCACATCCTGAGCTAATG gcaAATCCTTTCTACATCATGTGTGAGTCCTATGGAGGCAAAATGGCTGCAGCTACATCACTAGCCATCAGCCAG GAAATGGAAGCAGGCACCTTCAATATCAACCTGCAAGGAACTGGTCTCGGTGATAGTTGGATTTCACCCATGGACGCTGTCAATACATGGGGACCATACTTGTATGAAact GGGCTGCTAGATGACGCAGGTCTGACGGCTGTGAACAATGCTGCAGCTGCAACTCAATCTGCAGTTGATGCAGGCAACTGGGTTCGGGCGACTAACCTTTGGAGTCTTACTGAGTCTGTG ATTATGCAACGCACCGACAACGTTGATTTCTACAACATTCTCTCTCCCCATCACGCAACAACTTCCAGAAGTCAACAGAGGAATGTCAGCACGCTGGTAGACCCAGAACTag CTGCCGGTTACTCCATCCATGTTAATGCGTACCAACCCGACCCACTTGATGTTTTGATGAACGGAGAAGTGAAGACTTATCTCGGCATCCCAGCATCAGTAACATGGGGTGGACAATCCAATGATGTCTTTTCAGCTCAAAGTGGAGACTTCATGAAACCAGTCATTGACACTG TTGATCAACTGGTTGATACTGGAATGAAAGTTGTTGTCTACAACGGTCAACTGGATCTTATCGTTGATACACCAG GCCAAGAATTGTGGGTGAAGAGAATGGCTTGGAACAGATTAAGTGAGTTTATGAGCCAATCGTGGAAACCAATGTATGCTTATCATG GCCAAGACACTGGTGGTTATTCCAAGAAATTGGATAACTTTGAGTTCTGGTGGGTGCTGAAAGCTGGCCACATGGTACCTGCTGATCAAGGAGAGTTCATGCTGTATCTGCTGCACGACATGATCACTGCATAG